The following coding sequences lie in one Allochromatium vinosum DSM 180 genomic window:
- a CDS encoding OsmC family protein — MKARVKWIDGVAMLGESGSGHGVVMDGPPELGGRNVGVRPMEMLLLGLGGCTQFDVLLILRKGRQDVTDCVVELEAERAEQDPKVFTRIHVHFVITGRGLDPRRVEQAIRLSAEKYCSASIMLGATATVTHDFEIREAP, encoded by the coding sequence ATGAAGGCGCGGGTGAAATGGATCGATGGGGTGGCCATGCTGGGCGAGTCCGGCTCCGGGCATGGCGTGGTGATGGACGGGCCGCCCGAACTGGGTGGACGCAACGTCGGCGTGCGGCCGATGGAGATGCTGCTGCTCGGCCTGGGCGGCTGCACCCAGTTCGACGTGCTCCTGATCCTGCGCAAGGGCCGCCAGGATGTCACCGACTGCGTGGTTGAGCTGGAGGCCGAGCGCGCCGAGCAGGATCCCAAGGTCTTCACCCGTATCCACGTCCACTTCGTCATCACCGGGCGCGGACTCGATCCCAGGCGGGTCGAGCAGGCGATCCGGCTGAGCGCTGAGAAATACTGCTCGGCCTCGATCATGCTCGGGGCGACAGCCACCGTCACGCACGACTTCGAGATCCGCGAGGCGCCCTGA
- a CDS encoding (2Fe-2S) ferredoxin domain-containing protein — MARYSHHIFFCTNRREDGRQCCAQSNASNMRDYLKRRAKDEGLSGPSGVRVNTAGCLGRCVDGPTIVVYPDAVWYTYADEQDLEEILSEHLKGGRVVERLRLPDSGTAT, encoded by the coding sequence ATGGCGCGCTACAGTCACCACATCTTCTTCTGCACCAATCGGCGCGAGGACGGCCGCCAGTGCTGTGCCCAATCCAATGCCTCGAACATGCGCGACTATCTCAAGCGCCGTGCCAAGGATGAGGGGCTATCGGGTCCGAGCGGCGTGCGTGTCAACACCGCCGGCTGTCTGGGGCGCTGTGTCGACGGACCTACCATCGTCGTCTATCCCGACGCCGTCTGGTACACCTATGCCGACGAGCAGGATCTGGAAGAGATCCTGAGCGAGCATCTGAAAGGCGGGCGTGTGGTCGAGCGCTTGCGGCTGCCCGATTCGGGGACGGCGACCTGA
- a CDS encoding (Fe-S)-binding protein, whose protein sequence is MTSIRARALVGRAFQSNVVHHYHRQESALNTPVTLSSARSAPRLSNQDLLRLADQCVKCGLCLPHCPTYAKTRHEADSPRGRIALVQGWLTGQLDMTPGLAAHLDGCLLCRACESACPSLVAYGRLLDGARARHVAMTPTWRRFWTGHRLGALSNARFMDALGRLASVYVGTGLARLVEIARLIRLRAIAPRHRLLRALAVTARPVAAQPLDDADLDLFVGCSGASAQGGAIAATRLVCERLGLRVRIASEAVCCGAMQRHNGFPEAADRAREQCAQVHGGRPLVGASSACIAELREHPALTQAQEVCDYLDRRTWPDALVLTPLARRVLVHEPCSHRRLLGGNAAVHRLLARIPGLEVAPLPDNDRCCGAAGTYLLQQPEMAAALLDDKLIHIRDLKPDIIVTTNPGCALHLLAGVRESGLAIEVCHPVELIARQLPSMST, encoded by the coding sequence ATGACGTCGATCCGCGCCCGCGCGCTGGTCGGTCGGGCGTTCCAGTCGAACGTCGTCCATCACTATCACCGCCAAGAATCCGCCTTGAATACTCCGGTCACTCTGTCGTCCGCCCGGTCGGCGCCCCGTCTCTCGAATCAGGATCTGCTCCGGCTCGCCGATCAGTGCGTCAAATGCGGACTCTGCCTCCCGCACTGTCCGACCTATGCCAAGACGCGCCACGAGGCCGACTCGCCGCGCGGGCGCATCGCGCTGGTCCAGGGCTGGCTGACGGGTCAGTTGGACATGACGCCCGGACTGGCCGCGCATCTCGACGGCTGCCTGCTCTGCCGCGCCTGCGAGTCGGCCTGTCCGTCGCTGGTCGCCTATGGGCGTCTGCTCGACGGCGCGCGGGCGCGGCACGTGGCCATGACGCCGACTTGGCGGCGATTCTGGACCGGACACCGGCTCGGTGCGCTGTCGAACGCCCGGTTCATGGACGCGCTTGGGCGGCTGGCCTCGGTCTATGTCGGAACCGGACTGGCGCGGCTCGTCGAGATCGCGCGCTTGATCCGCCTCCGCGCGATCGCGCCCCGTCATCGGCTGCTCAGGGCGCTGGCCGTCACCGCGCGCCCGGTCGCGGCGCAGCCGCTCGACGACGCCGACCTGGATCTCTTCGTCGGCTGCTCGGGGGCGAGCGCACAAGGCGGGGCGATCGCGGCCACGCGCCTCGTCTGCGAACGGCTCGGACTCCGGGTCCGTATCGCGTCCGAGGCGGTCTGCTGCGGCGCCATGCAGCGTCACAACGGTTTCCCGGAGGCCGCCGATCGCGCCCGCGAACAGTGCGCACAGGTCCACGGCGGTCGCCCTCTGGTCGGCGCCTCCAGTGCCTGTATCGCCGAACTGCGCGAGCATCCGGCGCTCACCCAGGCGCAGGAGGTTTGCGATTACCTCGACCGCCGGACCTGGCCCGACGCGCTCGTCCTGACCCCACTCGCGCGCCGCGTGCTGGTGCACGAACCCTGCTCGCACCGGCGTCTGCTCGGGGGCAATGCCGCCGTCCACCGGCTGCTGGCACGGATTCCGGGCCTGGAGGTCGCACCGCTGCCGGACAACGATCGCTGCTGCGGGGCCGCCGGCACCTATCTGCTCCAGCAGCCGGAGATGGCCGCCGCGTTGCTCGACGACAAGCTGATTCACATCCGCGACTTGAAGCCGGATATCATCGTGACCACCAATCCGGGATGCGCACTGCATCTGCTCGCTGGGGTCCGCGAGTCCGGTCTCGCCATCGAGGTCTGCCATCCGGTCGAGCTGATCGCGCGCCAACTCCCAAGCATGTCCACCTGA
- the rplM gene encoding 50S ribosomal protein L13, with protein MTTTVSAKPAEVRRAWYLIDAEGKTLGRLASELARRLRGKHKPQYTPHVDTGDYMVVINAEKIRVTGNKLQDKMYYHHTGYVGNLKSTNLEKLLQSAPERAIQIAVKGMLPRGPLGRAMFKKLRVYAGPNHEHQAQQPQVLELNV; from the coding sequence ATGACGACGACTGTTAGCGCCAAGCCCGCCGAGGTTCGCCGCGCTTGGTACCTGATTGATGCCGAGGGCAAGACCCTGGGGCGTCTGGCAAGCGAGCTGGCGCGCCGCCTGCGTGGCAAGCACAAGCCGCAATACACCCCTCACGTGGACACGGGCGACTACATGGTGGTCATCAATGCCGAGAAGATCCGCGTGACCGGCAACAAGCTCCAGGACAAGATGTACTATCACCACACGGGTTACGTCGGCAATCTCAAGTCGACCAACCTGGAGAAGCTGTTGCAGAGCGCTCCTGAGCGTGCCATTCAGATCGCCGTCAAGGGCATGCTGCCGCGTGGTCCGCTTGGTCGCGCCATGTTCAAGAAACTGCGCGTCTATGCCGGCCCCAATCACGAGCATCAGGCCCAGCAGCCGCAAGTCCTCGAACTCAACGTGTAG
- the coq7 gene encoding 2-polyprenyl-3-methyl-6-methoxy-1,4-benzoquinone monooxygenase produces the protein MTNSQHTDSRRYTLLDHLLINTDQALRTVFGRPRLTERRNPAADLMEADLRADQRRHVARLMRINHTGEVCAQALYQGQALTAKLPETRQRLERSAKEENDHLAWCEERLDELGDRKSLLNPVWYAGSFALGALAGLAGDKWSLGFVVETERQVEDHLDDHLAQIPAHDEKSRAILERMKADEIHHAQVAKSAGGADLPAPIRQAMKLTSRVMTRTAYWV, from the coding sequence ATGACCAACAGCCAGCACACCGACAGCCGCCGCTACACCCTGCTCGATCACCTGCTCATCAACACCGATCAGGCTCTGCGCACCGTCTTCGGCCGCCCACGCCTCACCGAGCGCCGCAATCCGGCCGCCGATCTGATGGAAGCCGATTTGCGCGCCGACCAGCGCCGGCATGTGGCGCGTCTGATGCGCATCAACCACACCGGCGAAGTCTGCGCCCAGGCGCTCTATCAGGGCCAGGCGCTCACCGCCAAACTGCCCGAGACGCGCCAGCGGCTGGAGCGCTCGGCCAAGGAGGAGAACGATCATCTGGCCTGGTGCGAGGAGCGCCTGGACGAGCTGGGCGACCGCAAGAGCCTGCTGAACCCGGTCTGGTATGCCGGCTCCTTCGCGCTCGGGGCGCTGGCCGGACTGGCGGGCGACAAATGGAGTCTCGGCTTCGTGGTCGAGACCGAGCGTCAGGTCGAGGATCATCTCGACGACCATCTGGCCCAGATCCCGGCCCACGACGAGAAGAGCCGGGCGATTCTGGAACGAATGAAGGCCGACGAGATCCATCATGCCCAGGTCGCCAAGTCGGCGGGCGGAGCCGATCTGCCCGCGCCCATCCGTCAGGCGATGAAGCTGACTTCGCGCGTGATGACGCGCACCGCCTACTGGGTGTGA
- the crp gene encoding cAMP-activated global transcriptional regulator CRP has protein sequence MSTQRALKEEPKWLKPFLAQCHTKSYDKNVDFIRQGQAAESLYYLIEGSVAALMFDEDERRELMLAYINKGEFIGEMGLFVPQNTRSVIVRTRTRCKVAEITYQRLDRLLEEELAEVAKELLYSLGAQLSMRLQMTSRKVGHLAFLDVTGRIAGTLLDLCKQPDAMTHPDGMQIRVTRQELGRIVGCSREMAGRVIKNLEEQGLVSVKGKTIVVYGAR, from the coding sequence ATGAGCACTCAGCGCGCACTGAAGGAAGAGCCCAAGTGGCTGAAGCCCTTTCTGGCTCAATGCCACACCAAGAGCTACGACAAGAACGTCGATTTCATCCGCCAGGGGCAGGCCGCCGAGAGCCTCTACTATCTCATCGAAGGCTCGGTCGCGGCCCTGATGTTCGACGAGGATGAACGCCGTGAGCTGATGCTGGCCTATATCAACAAGGGCGAGTTCATCGGCGAGATGGGGCTGTTCGTCCCGCAGAACACGCGCAGCGTCATCGTGCGCACCCGCACCCGATGCAAGGTGGCCGAGATCACCTATCAGCGCCTCGACCGCCTGCTCGAAGAAGAGCTGGCCGAGGTGGCCAAGGAGCTGCTCTACAGCCTCGGCGCACAACTGTCGATGCGTCTGCAGATGACCAGCCGCAAGGTCGGGCACCTGGCCTTTCTCGACGTCACCGGACGCATCGCCGGCACCCTGCTCGATCTCTGCAAACAGCCGGATGCCATGACGCACCCGGACGGGATGCAGATCCGGGTGACGCGTCAGGAACTCGGGCGCATCGTCGGCTGCTCGCGCGAGATGGCCGGACGGGTGATCAAGAATCTGGAGGAACAGGGGCTGGTGAGCGTCAAGGGCAAGACCATCGTGGTCTATGGCGCACGCTAG